One genomic segment of Anaerobaca lacustris includes these proteins:
- a CDS encoding YdcF family protein gives MSANERAELLLRVLCDVVPPEADAAYLFAQTEPNQQSVFQAARSLLHRKAVGRIWISDCTTKSGYIGATACREAMVRAGVPDEVIEEVPTEPTDILHTKIEAQAIVRFATIRGCRRLIVTSAPFHQERAFMAAVTAAMHDDPDLMIYSVPGRAQPWDEVVTHSQGTLRGTRAELIESERQRIETYAAQGDLACRADVLAYLRRRDDRKRRR, from the coding sequence TTGAGCGCAAACGAACGGGCTGAATTGCTGCTGAGGGTGTTGTGCGACGTCGTGCCTCCGGAAGCGGATGCGGCGTACCTCTTCGCGCAAACCGAGCCAAATCAGCAAAGCGTCTTCCAGGCCGCACGCAGCCTGCTGCACCGCAAGGCCGTCGGCCGGATATGGATCTCCGACTGCACCACCAAGAGCGGCTACATCGGCGCGACTGCCTGTCGAGAGGCGATGGTCCGAGCGGGCGTCCCGGACGAGGTCATCGAAGAGGTCCCGACCGAGCCGACGGACATTCTCCACACGAAGATCGAAGCGCAGGCGATCGTCCGATTCGCCACGATCAGAGGATGTCGCCGATTGATCGTCACATCGGCGCCGTTCCACCAGGAGCGGGCCTTTATGGCCGCCGTCACCGCCGCGATGCATGACGACCCCGATCTGATGATCTACAGCGTCCCGGGCAGGGCCCAGCCCTGGGACGAGGTCGTGACGCATTCCCAGGGGACCCTTCGCGGAACGCGAGCCGAACTGATCGAATCGGAGCGACAACGCATCGAAACGTATGCCGCCCAGGGCGATCTCGCCTGCCGTGCCGATGTCCTGGCGTATCTTCGCCGGCGCGACGACCGCAAGCGGCGCCGGTAA
- a CDS encoding very short patch repair endonuclease, producing the protein MIEHVLSEGQDYSPRRGPIRSEDTTSELFVRRLVHSLGYRYRLHVRSLPGTPDLVFPRLRKVINVNGCFWHMHGCPRCRVPSSRRDYWIGKMQRNAARDKRTRRQLQRDGWGVMVIWECQIRLSHKE; encoded by the coding sequence TTGATCGAACACGTATTGTCTGAGGGACAGGACTACTCGCCCAGGCGTGGGCCGATCAGGTCGGAGGATACGACGTCGGAACTGTTCGTACGTCGGCTGGTCCATTCGCTGGGATACCGCTATCGCCTGCATGTCCGTTCACTTCCAGGCACCCCGGACCTCGTGTTTCCTCGTCTGCGGAAGGTCATCAACGTCAATGGCTGCTTCTGGCATATGCATGGCTGCCCTCGCTGTCGAGTGCCTTCGTCCCGGCGCGACTATTGGATCGGCAAGATGCAGCGCAACGCGGCGAGGGACAAGCGAACGCGACGGCAATTGCAGCGGGATGGTTGGGGCGTGATGGTGATCTGGGAGTGCCAGATCCGCCTTTCCCATAAAGAGTAG
- the argB gene encoding acetylglutamate kinase encodes MQEAIAKAAALVEAMEYIRAFRGRMVVVKLGGSVLDDPAAQRSLLTDVAFMATVGMRPIIVHGGGKAITRAMNEAGLEPVWVQGRRYTDQRTLNIAEHTLVYKTNVPICQTLEELGCNAMGLHSLSSCVLLAETLRLPGPEGRKLDLGLVGKVIDVNGKLLRTLCADGTIPVIASVAIDKAGGKLNVNADSAAGKVAAAVAAEKLVMVSDTHGIRRDINDPESWISSLNEEQIKEMIDAGVITDAMFPKVEACLAALDAGVRKAHIIDGRIAHSLLLEIYTEKGIGTEIVQRP; translated from the coding sequence GTGCAAGAAGCTATTGCCAAAGCGGCCGCTCTGGTCGAGGCGATGGAGTATATCCGGGCCTTTCGCGGGCGGATGGTCGTGGTCAAGCTGGGCGGCAGCGTGCTGGACGACCCGGCGGCGCAGCGGAGTTTGCTGACCGACGTGGCGTTCATGGCGACGGTGGGGATGCGGCCGATCATCGTGCACGGGGGCGGCAAGGCCATCACCCGGGCGATGAACGAGGCGGGTCTGGAGCCGGTCTGGGTGCAGGGCCGGCGGTATACGGACCAGCGGACGCTGAACATCGCCGAGCACACGCTGGTCTATAAGACGAATGTGCCGATCTGCCAGACGTTGGAGGAGCTGGGGTGCAACGCGATGGGGCTGCACTCGCTGAGCAGTTGCGTGCTGCTGGCCGAGACGCTGCGGCTGCCCGGGCCGGAAGGACGCAAGCTCGACCTGGGCCTGGTCGGCAAGGTGATCGACGTCAACGGCAAGCTGCTCAGGACGCTGTGCGCCGACGGGACCATTCCGGTGATCGCCTCGGTGGCGATCGACAAGGCCGGCGGCAAGCTGAACGTCAACGCCGACAGCGCGGCGGGCAAGGTCGCGGCGGCGGTGGCGGCCGAAAAGCTCGTGATGGTCAGCGACACGCACGGCATCCGGCGGGACATCAACGACCCGGAGAGCTGGATCAGCAGTCTCAACGAGGAGCAGATCAAGGAGATGATCGACGCCGGCGTGATTACCGACGCGATGTTCCCCAAGGTCGAGGCGTGCCTGGCGGCGCTCGACGCCGGGGTGCGCAAGGCCCACATCATCGACGGGCGGATCGCGCACTCGCTGCTGCTGGAAATCTATACGGAGAAGGGCATCGGCACCGAGATCGTGCAAAGGCCGTAG
- the argF gene encoding ornithine carbamoyltransferase — MEDFLAISECSTDELTGLLEESRSLKALYKAGQRDLCLAGKTLAMLFEKPSLRTRISFQVAMTDLGGSPIYVKPEDIGGIGKREPVKDIARVLSRYVHGIMARTFEHRTVIDLAKYADVPVINALTDWSHPCQAMADVLTIVEHFDRIEGITIAYIGDGNNVARSLAFAAGKLGMKLVVASPPGYELDSASMETANHFAPGCVTQLDDPRAAVADADVIYTDTWVSMGQEDEKEKRRKEFAGFEVNADLVAAAPKHVKIMHCLPAYRGFEISDEVTESPNSIVFDQAENRLHFQRALLRKLMS; from the coding sequence ATGGAAGACTTCCTGGCGATCAGTGAATGTTCCACCGACGAGCTGACCGGCCTGCTCGAAGAGAGCCGCTCGTTGAAGGCCCTGTACAAAGCGGGGCAGCGTGACCTGTGCCTGGCGGGCAAGACCCTGGCGATGCTGTTCGAGAAGCCCAGCCTGCGGACCCGCATCAGTTTCCAGGTGGCGATGACCGATCTGGGCGGCAGCCCGATCTACGTCAAGCCCGAAGACATCGGCGGGATCGGCAAACGCGAGCCGGTCAAGGATATCGCTCGCGTGCTGAGCCGGTACGTCCACGGGATCATGGCGCGGACGTTCGAGCACCGTACGGTGATTGACCTGGCGAAGTACGCCGACGTCCCGGTGATCAACGCGCTGACCGACTGGTCGCACCCGTGCCAGGCGATGGCGGACGTCCTGACGATCGTCGAGCACTTCGACCGGATCGAGGGCATCACCATCGCGTACATCGGCGACGGCAACAACGTCGCGCGCTCGCTGGCGTTCGCCGCCGGAAAGCTGGGGATGAAGCTGGTCGTCGCCTCGCCGCCCGGCTACGAGCTGGACAGCGCGTCGATGGAGACGGCCAATCACTTCGCACCCGGCTGTGTCACGCAACTCGACGACCCGCGCGCCGCCGTAGCGGACGCCGACGTGATCTATACGGACACCTGGGTCAGCATGGGCCAGGAGGACGAGAAGGAGAAGCGCCGCAAGGAGTTCGCCGGTTTCGAGGTCAACGCCGATCTGGTCGCCGCAGCGCCGAAGCACGTCAAGATCATGCACTGCCTGCCGGCCTATCGGGGCTTCGAGATCAGCGACGAGGTCACGGAGTCGCCCAACTCGATCGTGTTCGACCAGGCGGAGAACCGCCTGCATTTCCAGCGCGCATTGCTGAGGAAGCTGATGAGCTGA
- a CDS encoding aspartate aminotransferase family protein: MTTQETIGLFDKYVIGNYGRLPRVMVKGEGAYLYDADGHKILDMFPGWAVSGIGHCHPKVVEAVRKQVGELIHIDNTFYSEPQGKLAQLLSERAFGGKCFFCNSGAEANEAALKLARLCTAKEKYKFITAEGSFHGRTFATVTATAQPKYHEGFLPLLPGFAYIPFNDVKALEAAFTDEVAAVMVEPIQGEGGINVATQEFLSAIRELCDAKGAVMILDEVQTGVGRTGKWFGYQHFDVEPDIITMAKALGGGVAIGAMMAKPEIAATLVPGKHASTFGGNCLACAAAVATIEAIEEDNLLQAAAEIGQYTQDKLRSLKDKHSIIDHVRGIGMMIGIQLTRPGAGIVAACLEKGLRINCTHDTVIRFMPPMTVTREQIDAAVDIFDSVLSES, translated from the coding sequence ATGACGACGCAAGAGACGATTGGACTGTTTGACAAATATGTGATCGGCAACTACGGCCGGCTGCCCCGCGTCATGGTCAAGGGCGAAGGCGCGTATCTCTACGACGCCGACGGCCACAAGATCCTCGACATGTTCCCCGGCTGGGCGGTCAGTGGCATCGGCCATTGCCATCCCAAGGTGGTCGAGGCCGTGCGCAAGCAGGTCGGCGAGCTGATCCACATCGACAACACGTTCTACTCCGAGCCGCAGGGCAAGCTGGCGCAGTTGCTCAGCGAGCGGGCTTTCGGCGGCAAGTGCTTCTTCTGCAACAGCGGCGCCGAGGCCAACGAGGCGGCCCTGAAGCTGGCGCGGCTCTGCACCGCCAAGGAGAAGTACAAATTCATCACCGCCGAGGGCAGCTTCCACGGCCGCACCTTCGCCACCGTGACGGCCACCGCCCAGCCGAAGTACCACGAGGGCTTCCTGCCGCTGCTGCCCGGCTTTGCGTACATTCCGTTCAACGACGTCAAGGCGTTGGAGGCGGCGTTTACCGATGAGGTCGCGGCGGTTATGGTCGAGCCGATCCAGGGCGAAGGCGGCATCAACGTCGCGACGCAGGAGTTCCTCTCAGCCATTCGCGAATTGTGCGACGCCAAAGGCGCCGTGATGATCCTCGACGAGGTGCAGACGGGCGTCGGGCGGACGGGCAAGTGGTTCGGCTATCAGCATTTCGACGTCGAGCCCGACATCATCACGATGGCCAAGGCCCTCGGCGGCGGCGTGGCGATCGGCGCGATGATGGCCAAGCCCGAGATCGCCGCGACGCTGGTGCCGGGCAAGCACGCCTCGACGTTCGGCGGCAACTGCCTGGCCTGTGCCGCCGCGGTTGCGACCATCGAGGCCATCGAGGAGGACAACCTCCTTCAGGCGGCCGCCGAGATCGGGCAATACACCCAGGACAAGCTCCGCTCGCTCAAGGACAAGCACTCGATCATCGACCACGTGCGGGGCATTGGCATGATGATCGGCATCCAACTGACGCGGCCCGGTGCGGGTATCGTTGCGGCGTGCCTGGAGAAGGGCCTGAGGATCAACTGCACGCACGACACCGTGATCCGTTTCATGCCGCCGATGACCGTGACGCGCGAGCAGATCGACGCGGCGGTCGACATCTTCGACAGCGTTCTATCCGAGAGTTGA
- a CDS encoding protein NO VEIN domain-containing protein — MGDSKKDRLGTVAIIVGYAMSRLDERYLVAQGVKTWRTAFSRAAEILGVPPASLKNLRDEFDPFHDNSRRGWRHRPIRPNRQRVMGDLSELSDDALVECVNRILGRDEKATDELFDSLVGVRAPAHNVAERLFTGRRAENLFLENCESWIGVLRPNVVDRRDSALGFDFGIAGMPQRAIEIKGLKGLSGAIQFTDREWSEAKVRGNEYWLVVVGNVAATPVFKLWKDPQRVLPAQCRYQRSVAAVWTSRVALETR; from the coding sequence ATGGGAGATTCAAAGAAGGACCGCCTTGGTACTGTAGCCATCATCGTCGGATACGCAATGAGTCGCCTCGATGAACGGTATCTTGTAGCGCAAGGAGTAAAGACGTGGAGGACGGCATTTTCCCGTGCGGCAGAAATCCTAGGAGTACCCCCGGCAAGCCTGAAGAACTTGCGTGATGAATTCGATCCCTTTCATGACAACTCGCGAAGAGGATGGCGACATCGACCCATCCGCCCAAACAGGCAACGGGTCATGGGGGATCTTTCCGAACTGAGTGACGATGCATTGGTGGAGTGCGTGAACCGCATTCTTGGAAGAGATGAAAAGGCAACAGATGAGTTGTTCGATTCGCTTGTCGGAGTTCGTGCGCCTGCACACAACGTGGCGGAGCGTTTGTTCACCGGACGGCGAGCCGAGAATCTCTTCCTGGAGAATTGCGAATCGTGGATTGGTGTCTTGCGCCCCAACGTGGTTGACCGGCGCGATTCTGCCCTCGGGTTTGATTTTGGCATAGCCGGAATGCCACAAAGGGCGATCGAGATCAAGGGTCTGAAGGGGCTGTCTGGTGCGATTCAATTCACGGATCGCGAATGGTCCGAGGCGAAGGTGCGTGGAAATGAGTATTGGCTTGTTGTGGTCGGGAATGTTGCTGCCACGCCAGTCTTCAAGCTGTGGAAGGATCCGCAACGTGTACTGCCTGCTCAGTGCCGGTACCAGCGAAGCGTGGCCGCAGTCTGGACTTCACGGGTTGCGTTGGAGACGAGATAG
- a CDS encoding type II toxin-antitoxin system RelE family toxin: protein MASYRVILKPSVEKDLRALPQSLVVRVFGHIEALQDEPFPRGVRRLSATDELYRIRVGDYRIVCGVDPDARQVVVYHVRHRRDVYRRL, encoded by the coding sequence ATGGCATCCTATAGGGTCATCCTCAAGCCATCGGTGGAGAAAGACCTGCGTGCGCTGCCGCAATCGCTCGTTGTGCGCGTCTTTGGGCATATTGAGGCTCTGCAGGACGAGCCCTTTCCACGCGGCGTGCGCAGGCTGAGCGCAACCGACGAACTGTACCGGATCAGAGTGGGCGACTACAGGATCGTGTGCGGCGTTGATCCCGACGCCAGGCAAGTGGTCGTGTACCATGTGCGTCACCGGCGCGATGTGTATCGCCGTCTGTAG
- the mtaB gene encoding tRNA (N(6)-L-threonylcarbamoyladenosine(37)-C(2))-methylthiotransferase MtaB yields the protein MRTFAIFTLGCKVNRYESQQIRELLERWNLTHVDVTELPDLVVVNTCCVTHTASAKSRRVLHHALRHRPAAVVVCGCLPIVPGDELAPNEINVHVVSDRSSLGPMLGRLIGTSRTTPDAENLGPSKDTPSRTEKNPKVKYKNDLCAPPELLPIGRFRGQTRAFLKIQDGCDAFCSYCIIPRTRPKVHSNPPDNVLAEAAALVAAGHREIVVTGVQVGTYGQSTVRRRHWPAPENEHLALLLERLARIPGLARIRLSSLDPADVTARLLAVFAEHDNIMPHLHLSLQSGSNQVLRRMARPYTADEFAAKVELANEFLDRPAVTTDIIVGFPGETDDDFRRTLELAEWAGFAKMHVFAFSPRKGTAAAGMPEKVPSEVKKERSQALRDLDHTLQSQFRRQFLGETAQVLIETTNALPSGRAERYFTVHLSGDGSRAAEQIRPNDLITVRLLEDTADALLGVPA from the coding sequence ATGCGAACTTTTGCTATCTTCACACTTGGATGTAAAGTCAACCGGTACGAAAGCCAGCAGATTCGCGAGCTTCTCGAACGGTGGAACCTCACACACGTCGATGTCACCGAGTTACCGGACCTCGTCGTCGTCAACACCTGCTGCGTGACACACACCGCCTCGGCCAAGAGCCGTCGCGTGCTGCACCACGCGCTGAGGCATCGGCCCGCCGCGGTCGTTGTCTGCGGGTGCCTGCCCATTGTCCCTGGCGACGAACTGGCACCGAACGAGATAAACGTCCATGTTGTGAGCGACCGATCCAGCCTTGGTCCCATGCTGGGTCGCCTGATCGGAACCTCTCGAACCACCCCAGATGCAGAAAACCTCGGGCCATCCAAAGACACCCCCAGTAGAACAGAAAAAAACCCCAAAGTCAAGTACAAAAACGACTTATGTGCCCCTCCCGAACTGCTTCCCATCGGTCGATTCCGTGGCCAGACCCGCGCGTTCCTCAAGATCCAGGACGGTTGCGACGCTTTCTGTTCCTACTGTATTATACCCCGAACACGGCCGAAAGTTCACAGCAACCCGCCCGATAACGTGCTGGCCGAGGCGGCGGCCCTCGTGGCGGCAGGGCACAGGGAGATCGTCGTAACAGGCGTACAAGTCGGCACTTATGGCCAATCTACAGTGCGCCGGCGGCACTGGCCGGCCCCGGAGAACGAGCACTTGGCGCTGCTATTGGAACGGCTGGCCCGCATCCCCGGCCTGGCACGGATCCGTCTGAGCTCCCTCGATCCGGCCGACGTAACGGCCCGGCTGCTCGCAGTCTTCGCAGAGCACGATAACATCATGCCCCACCTGCACTTATCGCTCCAGTCAGGCTCCAATCAGGTGTTGCGCCGTATGGCCCGGCCCTACACGGCTGACGAGTTCGCCGCCAAAGTCGAGTTGGCCAACGAGTTCCTCGACCGGCCGGCCGTTACGACCGATATTATTGTTGGTTTCCCCGGTGAAACGGATGACGACTTCCGCCGGACGCTGGAGTTGGCCGAATGGGCGGGCTTTGCCAAGATGCACGTCTTCGCCTTCTCCCCTCGAAAGGGCACCGCCGCCGCCGGGATGCCCGAAAAGGTCCCCTCTGAAGTTAAGAAAGAGCGATCGCAAGCCCTTCGCGACCTCGACCACACCCTCCAGAGCCAATTCCGCCGCCAGTTCCTCGGCGAAACAGCCCAAGTCCTCATCGAAACCACCAACGCCCTCCCCAGCGGCCGGGCCGAACGCTACTTCACCGTCCACCTGTCCGGCGACGGGTCTCGGGCAGCCGAACAGATCCGGCCGAACGACCTCATCACCGTCCGGCTCCTCGAAGACACCGCCGACGCCCTCCTCGGCGTCCCGGCGTAG
- a CDS encoding type II toxin-antitoxin system Phd/YefM family antitoxin codes for MAAQEQYVVDAEGNKTAVILSLKRYQELMEDLHDLATIAERRNERGISLEAMKRRLEKDGIL; via the coding sequence ATGGCCGCTCAAGAACAATACGTCGTTGACGCGGAGGGAAACAAGACCGCTGTGATTCTGTCCCTGAAGCGTTACCAGGAACTGATGGAAGACCTGCACGATCTGGCGACGATCGCCGAACGCCGGAATGAACGGGGGATCAGCCTGGAAGCGATGAAGCGCCGGCTGGAGAAAGATGGCATCCTATAG
- a CDS encoding DUF3800 domain-containing protein: MELIIYADESESRGRYYSNFFGGALVSSTDLAHVTERLAFAKREQNLHGEIKWIKVTQNYLEKYKAVMDAFFDLVQESRIKVRIMFTANRHVPQDLTAEQRQNKYFLLYYQFLKHAFGLQYATAKGKPIRCRFYLDALPDTRERVAQFKGFLKGLERTSTLRGHIEVDPEQIADVRSHDHVVMQCLDVVLGAMHFRLNNKHEDKPAGQRTRGKRTIAKDKLYRHINKRIRAMYPNFNVGITTGGGASSGRWLHPYRHWQFVPRNFEYDGRYEKP; the protein is encoded by the coding sequence ATGGAACTGATCATATACGCGGATGAATCGGAGAGCCGAGGCCGATACTACTCGAATTTCTTCGGTGGGGCGCTTGTCTCGTCGACGGACCTGGCCCACGTGACGGAACGCCTGGCTTTCGCCAAGAGGGAACAGAACCTTCACGGCGAGATCAAGTGGATCAAGGTTACTCAGAACTATCTTGAGAAATACAAGGCGGTAATGGATGCGTTCTTCGATCTGGTGCAGGAGTCACGGATCAAGGTGCGCATCATGTTCACAGCCAATCGACACGTGCCACAGGATTTGACGGCCGAACAACGTCAGAACAAGTACTTCCTGCTCTACTACCAGTTCCTCAAGCACGCTTTCGGGCTCCAATACGCAACCGCCAAGGGCAAGCCGATTCGCTGCCGTTTCTACCTGGATGCCCTGCCGGACACGCGGGAACGGGTCGCGCAATTCAAAGGCTTTCTGAAGGGTCTCGAACGGACCTCAACACTTCGTGGCCACATCGAGGTCGACCCCGAACAGATTGCGGATGTCAGATCCCATGATCACGTCGTGATGCAGTGCCTCGACGTGGTGTTGGGGGCAATGCACTTTCGTCTGAATAACAAACACGAGGACAAGCCGGCGGGGCAACGGACACGAGGCAAGCGCACGATCGCCAAGGATAAGCTCTATAGGCACATCAACAAACGGATTCGAGCGATGTATCCCAACTTCAACGTTGGCATCACAACCGGAGGTGGGGCCAGCAGCGGCAGGTGGCTCCATCCGTATCGCCACTGGCAATTCGTACCCAGGAATTTCGAGTACGACGGCCGATACGAGAAACCATGA
- the pilM gene encoding type IV pilus assembly protein PilM: MAAASDAIWAVDLGNTSLKALHLVAVGDVVQVIGFDHIPHGKILSGSKVSAAERDELIAITLRQFVQRNDVSYDPLIVSVPSQNSFARFVTLPPVEQKRLPEIVKFEAAQQIPFDMSEVQWDFQMMTEPDSPEQKVGIFAIKNEVVEAEMEHFEREDLQVSYVQIAPMALYNYLLFDRPELVNSDTRATVIVNVGAESTDLVVCTKSGVWQRCILMGGNAFTQAIAETFRLSPEKAEKLKRTAPVSKYARQIFQAMRPVFTDWASEVQRSLGFYTSSNPDVKLTRVIAMGGGTKLRGLLKYLGQTLQIPVEKPEAFKKAMIAQGLSSAKFHENVADFGVVYGLGLQGLGMARIESNLLPTSVARSMAWANKTKYFIGAAVMLLIVCLMVLGRVGLDRVSFARNESTRAMNNRVAAQAEDARKVKDDYEMQKSEFQAKLVAQFAQFQHREVVPSLYDMLLSALPNAENTPDQRDLFLAYDRGDAATVRSIPRPKRKQLIVTHISTYFSDDLATAQFGQTATMRKDAMMRDTQLAAEGDESGAYGDSALMAEMMAIYGDRFMGQFGTTSTEEEKSPGFIVSILGYSPYENVGALVDPPGVRDNPARWGFVTRIANLDKIVGPDCPFELFSKEAGHFRFEHATVEWETVPLGIGEVEIIPESTDATSRTTAGRAPAMMGMTGTQGIEILVDPVTRERIDAEPILDAEGKPRVDLLGKPQLIKHDSWFQLDFKLKWKNAPKTTTDTGSAGAMGMPY; this comes from the coding sequence ATGGCAGCAGCATCGGATGCGATTTGGGCGGTTGATTTGGGCAATACGTCTCTGAAGGCGTTGCACCTTGTGGCGGTCGGGGACGTGGTTCAGGTCATCGGCTTCGATCATATTCCCCACGGCAAGATTCTGTCCGGCAGCAAGGTCAGCGCCGCCGAGAGGGACGAGCTGATCGCGATCACACTGAGACAGTTCGTACAGCGCAACGACGTCAGCTACGATCCGCTGATCGTCTCGGTGCCGAGCCAGAACAGCTTCGCTCGGTTCGTGACGTTGCCGCCGGTCGAGCAGAAGCGTCTGCCGGAGATCGTCAAATTCGAGGCCGCCCAGCAAATCCCGTTCGACATGAGCGAAGTCCAATGGGACTTTCAGATGATGACCGAGCCGGACAGTCCCGAGCAAAAGGTCGGCATCTTCGCGATCAAGAACGAGGTGGTCGAAGCGGAGATGGAGCACTTCGAGCGGGAGGACCTTCAGGTCAGCTACGTGCAGATCGCGCCGATGGCGCTGTACAACTACCTGCTGTTCGACCGGCCCGAACTGGTCAACTCGGACACCCGCGCGACGGTCATCGTCAACGTCGGGGCCGAGAGCACCGATCTGGTCGTCTGCACCAAGTCGGGCGTCTGGCAGCGGTGCATTCTGATGGGGGGCAACGCCTTCACGCAGGCCATCGCCGAGACGTTCCGGCTCAGTCCGGAGAAGGCGGAGAAGCTCAAACGCACTGCACCCGTCAGCAAGTACGCCCGCCAGATCTTCCAGGCCATGCGTCCGGTCTTCACGGACTGGGCCTCCGAGGTCCAGAGGTCGCTCGGCTTCTACACGAGTTCCAATCCGGATGTGAAGCTGACCCGCGTGATCGCGATGGGCGGCGGCACGAAACTGCGCGGCCTGCTCAAGTACCTCGGCCAGACCCTGCAGATCCCCGTCGAGAAGCCCGAAGCGTTCAAGAAAGCGATGATCGCCCAGGGCCTTTCCAGCGCCAAGTTCCACGAGAACGTAGCCGACTTCGGCGTCGTCTACGGCCTCGGCCTCCAGGGCCTGGGCATGGCCCGAATCGAGAGCAACCTGCTGCCGACGAGCGTGGCCCGCTCGATGGCCTGGGCCAACAAGACCAAGTACTTCATCGGCGCCGCCGTGATGCTCCTGATCGTCTGTCTGATGGTCCTCGGGCGCGTCGGCCTCGATCGCGTCAGCTTTGCGCGTAACGAATCGACCCGCGCAATGAACAATCGCGTGGCCGCCCAGGCCGAAGACGCCCGGAAGGTCAAGGACGACTACGAGATGCAGAAATCCGAGTTCCAAGCCAAACTTGTGGCCCAGTTCGCCCAGTTCCAGCACCGCGAGGTCGTCCCCAGTCTGTACGACATGCTCCTGTCGGCGCTGCCCAACGCCGAGAACACGCCGGACCAGCGCGATCTGTTCCTGGCCTACGATCGAGGCGATGCGGCAACGGTTAGGAGCATCCCGAGACCCAAGCGCAAGCAACTGATCGTCACCCACATCTCCACGTACTTCTCCGACGATCTGGCCACGGCCCAGTTCGGTCAGACGGCCACCATGCGCAAAGACGCGATGATGCGTGACACCCAGTTGGCGGCCGAAGGGGACGAGAGCGGCGCCTACGGTGATTCGGCGCTGATGGCTGAGATGATGGCGATCTACGGCGATCGGTTCATGGGGCAGTTCGGCACGACGTCTACGGAGGAAGAGAAATCCCCTGGGTTCATCGTCAGCATCCTCGGCTACAGTCCGTATGAGAACGTCGGGGCCCTGGTGGACCCGCCCGGCGTCAGGGACAACCCGGCCCGGTGGGGCTTCGTCACGCGGATCGCCAACCTCGACAAGATCGTCGGTCCCGACTGTCCGTTCGAACTGTTCAGCAAGGAGGCGGGGCATTTCCGGTTCGAGCACGCGACGGTCGAATGGGAGACCGTCCCCCTGGGGATCGGAGAAGTGGAGATCATCCCGGAGTCGACCGATGCAACGAGCCGCACGACGGCCGGCCGGGCCCCCGCCATGATGGGGATGACCGGAACGCAGGGGATCGAAATCCTGGTCGATCCGGTCACGCGGGAGAGGATCGACGCCGAGCCCATCCTGGACGCCGAGGGCAAGCCCAGAGTGGATCTGCTGGGCAAGCCACAGTTGATCAAGCACGATTCCTGGTTCCAGCTCGATTTCAAGCTCAAGTGGAAGAACGCTCCGAAGACGACGACCGACACGGGCAGCGCCGGCGCGATGGGCATGCCCTATTAG
- a CDS encoding HNH endonuclease — protein sequence MSERTCAACAYAIQPTPQQQFNAFMARWTCPLTCMNHPDSPGVLHDTWPGNTCRNFRAKAEPKPQTVLPEPPNDTIRYIALTQGKYAIVDAADYAWLNQWKWCAARTGNQWYAYRKHHGKTLCMHRLIMNPPTGMVVDHINGNGLDNRRVNLRICTQRQNTWNHGRRKQDNATSRFIGVHRDKRHPGKCYVRVTRDGQATNLGPFDDEVEAARARDRIALELHGPFAYLNFPDEAPAENKASNQG from the coding sequence ATGAGCGAGCGAACGTGTGCGGCGTGCGCGTATGCAATCCAACCGACCCCCCAGCAGCAATTCAACGCCTTCATGGCCCGCTGGACCTGCCCGCTGACCTGCATGAATCACCCCGATTCGCCCGGCGTCCTGCACGACACCTGGCCGGGCAACACCTGCCGGAACTTCCGCGCCAAGGCCGAGCCCAAGCCGCAAACGGTGCTGCCCGAGCCGCCCAACGACACAATCCGCTACATCGCCCTGACGCAGGGTAAGTACGCCATCGTCGACGCCGCCGACTATGCGTGGCTCAACCAATGGAAATGGTGTGCCGCCCGCACCGGCAACCAGTGGTACGCCTACCGCAAGCACCACGGCAAGACGCTGTGCATGCACCGGCTCATCATGAACCCGCCGACGGGAATGGTCGTCGATCACATCAACGGCAACGGACTGGACAACCGTCGCGTCAACCTGCGCATCTGCACGCAACGCCAGAACACCTGGAACCACGGACGCCGCAAGCAGGACAATGCCACTTCCCGGTTCATCGGCGTCCACCGCGACAAGAGACACCCCGGGAAATGCTACGTGCGCGTCACCCGCGACGGCCAGGCAACGAATCTCGGCCCCTTCGACGACGAAGTCGAAGCCGCCAGGGCCCGCGACCGCATCGCCCTCGAACTCCACGGCCCCTTCGCCTACCTCAACTTCCCGGACGAAGCCCCCGCTGAAAACAAGGCATCCAACCAGGGATAG